In Topomyia yanbarensis strain Yona2022 chromosome 2, ASM3024719v1, whole genome shotgun sequence, one DNA window encodes the following:
- the LOC131685483 gene encoding myotubularin-related protein 13, translating to MARLADYFVIVGYDHEKERTGIRNGKIIQRFPEKDWPDTPFIAGIEWFCQPQGWSLSTVRQEPQFFVSVLTDIDANRHYCACLCFNETIAITPSKPIDEEEEDDNLSAASRALLANSSGPPSITHHSIMYAPKCLVIVSRLDYIETFRNCLGTIYTVYLESLKFHLHHLIGSILGCIQVPPPGGPQVRFSIGAGDKQLLQPPLSHTLPVTGSCVSLLFQQLGTKNVMLLFCAVMTEHKILFHSTSYSRLTDSCRALTALMYPFRYSHVYIPILPASLVEVLSTPTPFIMGIHSAMQSEVTEVLDVIIADLDGGSIHIPESLVPPVAKLPRALWEATENALRLVLHPELALADLAFPPNNNNNNNGAYGFREQKTDGMLDKEIRAVFMRLFAQLLQGYRSCLTLIRINPKPIIQFHRAGFLGARDLVDCDFLSRVLDSMFFTGFVTERGPPWRPCDAWDELYSSMNDLLKQEAQDPNLILVHIQELAKQLFINENPNPQPYQQKILRPPEGAFARIHQPSMPLIDSQEVQNVINDGLAANDLQARLQTIRPTPRIVPMGPYLKPVPELRPIVNNSARKLEVLKTCISCIFENKITEARKSFPAVLRILKQRDARLTMCRELAKIAHGNKQLDHQQFDLVVKLMNRALQDDSSKDEYGVAAALLPLSTTFCRKLCTGVIQFAYTCIQDHPVWKNQQFWEDAFYHDVQNFIKELYLPRNNPDKPYSSWSTDNGLTHSASRDKMDRATLLSRVQEPSALEIAADQMRIWPSVDAEKQLELISSEEKTLYSQAIHYANRMVFLLIPQDVNTGGKVQKIDSHADDDASVSNSVIESHSHSDHSDEGFEDNDPGEVGTQVAKMVCKFIDRVCNEGNVTAEHLRNLHQMVPGVIQMHIETLEAVNREAKRIPPIQKPKLQYPSLLLGEEIIGEPMRVYLLADGREEKEVGNSNLLPAEGALFLTNYRIVFKGWPCDPYCCEQSIVRAFPISSLTKEKRLTVIYLQHLEQVLQEGMQLRSCTFQLIKVAFDEEVVQESIEAFRKTVHRVRHPEDEFGHFAFATTHGMANPTPLHKVKEKNATLKDFAKKTLLRTAKKAGFKQKGATKRKYILPGADFEETYGSSATGINENPEDEDGSDDGADTMPRITVKDVERLKERSYVKDWFRVGLGDVQTGYRISSINCNYSLCRTYPAMLVCPKDVSDDALRNLSRCYKHHRIPTATWRHKNGATLLRGAIPLAKGVMGMLKGHPGSSNTSADSASFQEQDRYFVSVIKTTPHTRPIRHTWGLSDSNISLDSLTLAANNLMTRSDMSTLTPDISRKNNVGLYSMNNSSFSSFGALRSNAKNNKWGSLKPSGTNSTAALRDVRDHWDQSSQQYTFQRVPLYFLGEKSQSKSAKLSEMYAEFIPVDYTDVRHSRTAFKKLMRSCLPSCVNTEPDQTFSRLVEGSEWLQQIRGLLQLSGAVVDLMDLQESSVTLALEDGWDVTAQISSLAQLCLDPYYRTIAGFRVLIEKEWLAFGHRFGHRSNLKPNSSSGSPFAPTFLQFLDAVHQIQSQFPLAFEFNEFYLRFLAYHHVSCRFRTFLFDCELERVDFGITAIDDKRGSLNSHHKHVVETLTVSDDDNIYPGGVGGGGGRGNHASNTQKFGPSLFDYIERQHAKNPIFYNFMFTPDPDRQVLRPQSSISVLEVWSYYLDEELAQGPPYDPELVSSDSLEEDSDYVSSGSSTVRHPKRKVVSVGYDSLNKYDADAFSRLLEELKNAEAERGLLPQKWRQVWDKLELPHSDSLTRHASFSSALVRSHGRLLHKRSTLEIIMRGRQVGYHQENFLHPHRFEKHAYSAPINCNHCGNVLWGPLLNGLRCVDCGNTYHEKCAESVPKNCTKYKAVEGNQQTLARNQGDNSSVTSSVNTTNTTSQHYYDQFSSNVADDRTHEGYLYKRGAILKNWKQRWFVLDSHKHQLRYYDAMEDCNCKGFIDLAEVQSVAQAPTQAAPVPSKKIDEKAFFDLKTSRRTYNFYAVDASSAQEWIEKIQACLQ from the exons GAACCGGTATAAGAAATGGCAAGATCATTCAGCGCTTCCCAGAGAAAGACTGGCCGGATACACCGTTTATCGCTGGCATCGAATGG TTCTGTCAACCGCAAGGCTGGTCACTATCCACGGTTCGCCAGGAACCACAATTCTTCGTATCGGTCCTGACGGATATCGACGCTAATCGGCACTACTGCGCGTGTCTATGCTTCAACGAGACAATCGCCATCACGCCCAGTAAACCCATCGACGAGGAGGAAGAGGACGATAACCTTTCCGCAGCCAGTCGGGCTTTGCTGGCGAACAGCAGTGGCCCTCCGTCAATCACCCACCACAGTATCATGTACGCACCAAAATGTTTGGTGATCGTGTCCCGATTGGATTACATTGAAACCTTTCGGAACTGCCTGGGTACGATATACACAGTGTACCTGGAGAGCTTGAAATTTCACCTGCACCATCTGATCGGGAGTATATTGGGTTGTATTCAGGTACCACCACCGGGTGGACCACAGGTTCGCTTTTCAATCGGTGCAGGTGATAAACAGCTCCTGCAGCCACCCCTGTCACACACACTTCCGGTAACGGGGTCCTGCGTTAGTTTGCTGTTCCAGCAGCTGGGCACGAAAAACGTGATGCTTCTGTTCTGCGCTGTGATGACTGAGCACAAAATTCTCTTCCACTCGACCAGCTACTCTCGCCTAACGGACAGCTGCCGAGCGTTGACGGCCCTGATGTATCCATTCCGCTACAGTCACGTGTACATTCCGATCCTACCGGCGTCGCTGGTAGAAGTATTATCTACACCGACACCGTTCATCATGGGTATTCACAGTGCGATGCAGTCGGAGGTGACCGAAGTGCTCGACGTGATCATTGCCGATCTGGACGGAGGTTCGATTCATATTCCAGAATCGCTGGTACCACCGGTAGCTAAACTTCCCCGTGCACTGTGGGAAGCGACTGAAAATGCGCTGCGGTTGGTACTGCATCCGGAGTTGGCGCTGGCGGATTTGGCATTTCCGCcgaataacaacaacaacaataacggAGCGTACGGGTTTCGGGAGCAGAAAACTGACGGCATGTTGGATAAGGAAATTCGGGCTGTGTTTATGCGATTGTTTGCACAGTTGTTGCAGGGCTATCGGTCGTGTTTGACACTGATCAGGATCAATCCGAAGCCGATTATTCAGTTTCATCGGGCGGGGTTTCTGGGTGCACGAGATCTGGTGGATTGTGATTTTTTGTCGCGTGTTTTGGATAGCATGTTTTTTACGGGTTTCGTGACAGAGAGAGGTCCTCCGTGGAGGCCGTGTGATGCGTGGGATGAACTGTACAGTTCGATGAATGATTTGCTCAAGCAGGAAGCTCAAGATCCAAATCTTATATTGGTGCACATTCAGGAGTTAGCCAAGCAGTTGTTTATTAATGAGAATCCTAACCCGCAGCCGTATCAGCAGAAGATTCTACGACCACCGGAAGGAGCGTTTGCTAGGATACATCAACCATCGATGCCGTTAATCGATTCTCAGGAGGTTCAGAATGTGATCAATGATGGTTTAGCGGCAAACGATCTCCAGGCAAGGTTACAAACGATTCGGCCAACACCGCGGATAGTTCCGATGGGTCCGTATCTTAAGCCGGTGCCAGAGCTACGACCGATCGTGAATAATAGTGCAAGGAAGTTGGAGGTTCTGAAAACTTGCATAAGTTGTATATTCGAGAATAAGATCACCGAAGCCAGGAAGAGTTTTCCTGCTGTACTTCGAATATTGAAGCAACGGGATGCGAGGTTGACTATGTGCAGAGAATTAGCCAAGATAGCTCACGGGAATAAACAGCTGGATCATCAGCAGTTTGATCTGGTAGTTAAACTAATGAACCGAGCACTGCAGGACGATTCCTCTAAGGATGAATACGGTGTGGCGGCAGCGCTACTACCTCTTTCGACTACCTTCTGCCGAAAATTGTGCACCGgtgtgatacagtttgcttacACTTGCATACAGGATCATCCGGTTTGGAAGAACCAACAGTTTTGGGAGGACGCCTTCTACCACGATGTTCAAAACTTTATCAAAGAACTGTACCTTCCCCGGAACAATCCCGACAAACCGTACAGCAGTTGGTCTACGGACAATGGTTTGACTCATTCTGCCTCCCGTGATAAAATGGACCGAGCGACATTGCTTTCGCGAGTTCAGGAACCTTCGGCACTGGAGATCGCTGCCGATCAGATGCGGATATGGCCATCGGTAGACGCCGAAAAGCAATTGGAGCTTATCAGCTCCGAGGAGAAGACTTTGTACAGTCAAGCGATCCACTACGCAAACCGGATGGTGTTTCTATTGATTCCGCAGGACGTGAACACCGGAGGGAAGGTTCAGAAAATTGATTCCCATGCGGATGACGATGCCAGCGTTTCGAATAGTGTGATCGAGTCGCACAGTCACAGCGATCATAGTGATGAAGGTTTCGAGGATAACGATCCAGGGGAGGTGGGAACACAGGTGGCTAAAATGGTGTGTAAATTTATCGATCGAGTGTGCAATGAGGGTAACGTTACCGCCGAACATCTGAGAAACCTCCACCAGATGGTTCCGGGCGTGATTCAGATGCACATTGAAACGCTGGAAGCGGTAAATCGGGAAGCGAAACGAATTCCTCCCATTCAGAAACCCAAGCTGCAGTATCCTTCGTTGCTGCTGGGGGAGGAAATTATTGGCGAACCTATGCGAGTCTATCTGCTGGCCGATGGTCGCGAAGAGAAGGAAGTGGGCAATTCAAATCTGTTACCGGCCGAAGGTGCCCTGTTCTTGACCAACTACCGCATCGTGTTCAAGGGATGGCCCTGCGATCCGTACTGCTGTGAGCAGAGTATCGTTCGAGCCTTCCCGATATCATCGCTAACCAAAGAGAAACGTCTGACGGTGATCTACCTGCAACATCTGGAGCAGGTGCTTCAGGAGGGTATGCAGCTACGTTCTTGTACATTCCAACTGATCAAGGTTGCCTTCGACGAGGAAGTGGTTCAGGAATCGATCGAAGCTTTTCGCAAGACTGTACACAGGGTTCGCCATCCGGAGGATGAGTTTGGTCATTTTGCTTTCGCTACGACCCACGGAATGGCAAACCCTACGCCGCTGCATAaagtgaaagaaaaaaatgctaCCTTGAAAGATTTTGCCAAGAAGACGCTACTGCGAACGGCAAAGAAGGCCGGATTTAAGCAGAAAGGAGCAACTAAGCGGAAATATATTCTGCCAGGGGCAGATTTCGAGGAGACGTATGGAAGCAGTGCGACAGGGATCAACGAGAATCCAGAGGATGAAGATGGTTCCGACGACGGAGCCGATACGATGCCTCGAATTACGGTCAAAGACGTGGAGAGGCTCAAGGAACGAAGCTATGTGAAAGATTGGTTCAGGGTAGGGTTAGGTGATGTACAAACCGGATACCGGATAAGCTCGATCAACTGTAATTATAGTTTATGTAGAACATATCCAGCCATGTTGGTGTGCCCTAAGGACGTCAGTGACGATGCTCTGCGGAATCTTTCCCGATGCTACAAACACCATCGGATACCTACGGCCACTTGGAGGCATAAAAATGGAGCTACTCTGCTGCGAGGTGCTATCCCCCTGGCAAAAGGAGTGATGGGAATGCTCAAAGGACATCCAGGATCGTCGAACACTTCGGCTGACTCTGCCAGCTTTCAAGAGCAAGATCGCTACTTTGTATCTGTCATCAAAACCACACCTCACACTCGCCCGATTCGACACACTTGGGGTTTGTCCGATTCGAACATTTCTCTGGATTCGCTGACGCTGGCGGCCAACAATTTGATGACCCGATCCGATATGTCAACGCTCACCCCCGATATCAGCCGCAAGAACAACGTCGGACTATACTCGATGAACAATTCTTCCTTCTCCAGCTTTGGAGCCCTTCGCTCGAATGCTAAAAACAACAAGTGGGGCTCCCTCAAACCCAGCGGTACCAATAGTACCGCCGCCCTTCGGGACGTCCGTGACCACTGGGATCAGTCATCGCAGCAATACACTTTTCAACGTGTGCCATTATACTTCCTCGGCGAAAAGTCGCAGTCTAAGTCAGCGAAGCTGTCGGAAATGTACGCTGAGTTCATCCCCGTAGACTACACGGACGTCCGACATTCGCGAACCGCTTTCAAAAAGCTAATGCGATCATGTTTACCATCCTGTGTGAACACTGAACCGGATCAAACCTTCTCCCGCCTAGTGGAAGGATCCGAGTGGCTTCAGCAGATCCGTGGTCTGCTGCAACTATCCGGTGCCGTCGTTGATCTGATGGACCTTCAGGAATCTAGCGTCACGCTAGCCCTCGAAGACGGTTGGGACGTGACAGCTCAAATATCATCCCTCGCTCAGCTTTGTCTCGATCCGTACTACAGAACCATTGCCGGATTCCGTGTTCTCATCGAGAAGGAATGGCTCGCATTTGGTCACCGATTCGGACACCGCAGCAATCTCAAACCGAACAGCAGCTCCGGTTCCCCATTTGCTCCGACATTCCTACAGTTCCTGGACGCAGTTCACCAAATACAATCTCAGTTTCCGCTTGCCTTCGAATTCAACGAGTTCTATCTTCGCTTTCTGGCATACCACCATGTAAGCTGTCGCTTCCGAACGTTTCTGTTTGATTGTGAGCTGGAACGCGTAGACTTTGGCATTACGGCCATTGATGACAAGCGCGGTTCACTCAATTCGCACCACAAACACGTAGTGGAAACGTTGACCGTTTCCGACGACGATAACATCTATCCTGGAGGGGTTGGAGGAGGTGGCGGTCGGGGTAACCATGCGTCTAACACGCAAAAGTTCGGTCCTTCGTTGTTCGATTACATCGAACGGCAGCACGCAAAGAATCCCATCTTCTACAATTTCATGTTCACGCCTGATCCGGACCGACAGGTGCTACGGCCGCAGAGTTCCATTTCCGTGCTGGAAGTGTGGTCATACTATCTGGACGAAGAGTTAGCGCAAGGTCCACCATACGATCCGGAGCTAGTCAGCAGTGATAGTTTGGAAGAGGACAGCGATTACGTTAGCAGTGGAAGTTCGACCGTGCGGCATCCAAAGCGCAAAGTAGTTTCCGTTGGCTATGACAGCCTGAACAAGTATGATGCTGATGCGTTTTCTAGGCTTCTTGAAGAGTTAAAGAATGCCGAAGCCGAACGGGGGTTGCTGCCGCAAAAGTGGCGGCAGGTGTGGGATAAACTAGAACTGCCGCATTCCGACTCGCTTACTAGACATGCATCGTTTAGCAGTGCTCTGGTTAGGTCGCATGGCCGATTACTGCATAAAAG ATCTACTCTGGAAATTATTATGCGTGGCCGTCAGGTTGGTTATCATCAGGAGAATTTCCTTCATCCACATCGTTTCGAGAAGCATGCCTACTCGGCTCCGATCAACTGCAATCACTGCGGGAATGTCCTCTGGGGTCCTCTGCTGAATGGTCTACG ATGCGTCGATTGCGGCAATACCTACCACGAAAAGTGTGCCGAGTCGGTGCCGAAGAACTGCACCAAATATAAGGCCGTCGAAGGAAATCAACAAACGTTGGCTCGGAATCAGGGTGACAACAGTAGCGTTACGTCCAGTGTGAACACAACCAATACCACCAGTCAGCATTACTACGATCAGTTTAGCAGTAATGTGGCGGACGATAGGACCCATGAAGG ATATTTGTACAAACGAGGTGCGATACTGAAGAACTGGAAGCAGCGGTGGTTCGTGCTGGACTCGCACAAACATCAGCTGAGGTACTACGATGCAATGGAGGATTGCAACTGTAAGGGATTTATCG ATTTGGCCGAAGTGCAATCCGTGGCTCAAGCACCTACTCAAGCGGCACCGGTGCCCTCAAAGAAGATTGACGAAAAGGCGTTCTTTGAT CTAAAAACTAGCCGTAGAACGTACAACTTCTACGCCGTCGACGCTTCCAGCGCTCAAGAATGGATCGAGAAGATACAAGCTTGCCTGCAGTAA